The region TTCCTGCGCAACGGCTTCCTCAAGATGATGCATACCCCGTCGAGCCGTCCGAGCAAAACCGACCCGACCGGCATCTCCTGCGTGGTGCCCCACTGCTCCCACATCGACCACACCGAGCACGACCTGGACTGCGTCATCACCGAGCAGGGGTTGGCCGACCTGCGCGGCCTCTGCCCGCGGGACCGGGCCAAGGTCATCATCGACAAGTGCGCCCATCCGGACTACAAGCCGATCCTCACCGAGTACTTCGAAATGGCCAAGGCCGACTGCCTCAGGCGCAAGGTCGGGCATGAGCCCCAGTTGTGGGACCGTGCCTTCAAGATGCATCTCAACCTGGAGAAGAACGGCACCATGAAGATCAAGAACTGGGACGTGAAGGTGGACCTCTGCGAATAGCGGCGTCACCCATTCCCGCAAACGACCCCGCCGGCACAGCCGGCGGGGTTTTTTCATGCTACCCCGCCCATATACTGCTTGAACTTGTCCCGCACTTATGCTTTAAATAACACGATTTACCTGCCTGTCACCACCATGAGAATCAATTTCACTCCCGGGGCGGTAGCGATGGCTGATACGATAAGCGGTTTCCAAGGCGCCGTGGTGGGTCTTTCCCTTACGGACGTCATCCAGCTCAAGGGACACAACAAGTATACCGGCGGCATCACGATCGAATACGGTGAGCAAAAAGGGGCCATCTATTTCGCCGACGGCGAGATCATCCATGCCGAACTGGGGCCGGAGATCGGCGAGGAGGCCATCTACCGGATTATCAAGTGGCCGGGCGGCATCTTCAATATCCACCCCGAAATGACCTCCAACGTCTGCACGATCCACTACCGCACCGATTACCTGCTGCTCGAAGCCCTGCGCCGCATGGATGAAGAAAACGCCGGAGCGCCCGGATCAGGCGGCGAATCGGCCCCGGCAGTGGCCCCGCGGCGGACCATGAGCAAGGTCGCGGCGCGGCTCCAGGACATTGAGGCGGTCACGTACGCGGTGCTGCTGGACAAAGCAGGCAACCCGCTCCAGGATAACAGCATCGAAGCCGTGGCCCTGGCCGCCAAGGGACTCTTCCTGGCCACCACCGGCAACCGTTTCGGTGAGCTTCTGGGGCTGGGAGAGATCAAGGCGGCGGCCGTGCAGACGAAGCAGTATCACCTGCTGATGTACGACTCCAAACAACATTATCTCAGCATCGCCGTCAAACCGGAAGCCAACCTGGAGAGTGTGGAGAGAGAGATCAGGGCGGTATTGATCCCCGGCAAGTAGGAGATTGGCACCATGCAGGATATCTTGCAGCATATCAACAGTGTCGAGGGGGTTATCGGCAGCGCCGTTTTCGGCGGCAGGGGCGAGGTCCTCGCCCACGCCTTTCCCTCGCTGATCGATGCTGAATCCCTCAAAAAAACGGCGGCCCTGTCGCTGGAGTGCACCTACGGGCTGCAGATCGAACAGAACCTCGATATCCTGGACCTGCGCTACGCCGATGGCCGCATCCTGGTGAAGGCCTTTCCCGGGGCCATGCTCTGCCTTCTGTGCGCCAAGAATATCAATCTCCAGGTTCTGTTCATCACCCTCAACCTGGCGGTCAAGAAACTGGAATCGCTTCTGCCCAAGCAGGGCGAGCCCACGGCGGCGGTGCGGCAGACCGACGCCCCGGCTGACCAGGGAGGGGCGGCCGCCGCCCTGAGGCTGCGCATCAGCCACCTTGCGAACAAGGAGGCCAGCAGCAGCTTCGATTCGTTCGGCATGGTCGCCATCAGTCAGCCCACCTCCAAGTATATCGGCGATTTCTACAAGGCGCCGTTCAAAAAGCTCAGGCTGGTCAACGAGGCTGCGGGCACGAGCGGGACATTCCCGGTCATGGTCATGAACGACATGGGGCAGCAGTACGACGGCACGATCATCGTCGGACCGGGGATCGAAAAGAAGCTCAAGGTGAGCGACGGGGACAAGATCGAGGTGGCGCTCGGCTGACGCCGGCAGGCAGCAGTGAAACGTAACGGGGGGCGGGATTCCGCCTCCCGTTTTTTTGTGGCCGGGCGGTGGCGTAACGAAGGGGCCGGGGCGGTACGGTTGCAGGTGCCGTGAGCCGGATGGCAGGGGTTACCCCGGGTTCTTTGCCTTGGGATGCGCCTTGTCGTAGACCTCCATCAGGCGGTCGATGCCGACGTGAGTGTATTTCTGGGTGGTGGAGAGGGAGGCGTGGCCCAAAAGCTCCTGGATCGACCTGAGGTCGGCCCCCCCTTCCAGCATGTGGGTGGCGAAGGTGTGCCGCAGGGTATGGGGGGAGATACGCCTGAAGGCGGCCACCCGCAGGACGTGGGCATCGATGATGCGCGTCACGCTGCGGCGGTTGAGGCGTTGGCCGCGGGTATTGAGGAAGAGCGGGCCGGTTCCGGCCAGTTCCCCGCGCTGGGCCAGGTACTCCCGGACGGCCTGGGCGGCGCGGCTCCCCACCGGCACTATACGCTCCTTGCCCCCCTTGCCCAGCACCCGCACCATGCCGCCGGACAGATCGAGATCGC is a window of Geobacter sp. FeAm09 DNA encoding:
- a CDS encoding DUF4388 domain-containing protein, giving the protein MADTISGFQGAVVGLSLTDVIQLKGHNKYTGGITIEYGEQKGAIYFADGEIIHAELGPEIGEEAIYRIIKWPGGIFNIHPEMTSNVCTIHYRTDYLLLEALRRMDEENAGAPGSGGESAPAVAPRRTMSKVAARLQDIEAVTYAVLLDKAGNPLQDNSIEAVALAAKGLFLATTGNRFGELLGLGEIKAAAVQTKQYHLLMYDSKQHYLSIAVKPEANLESVEREIRAVLIPGK
- a CDS encoding roadblock/LC7 domain-containing protein, with protein sequence MQDILQHINSVEGVIGSAVFGGRGEVLAHAFPSLIDAESLKKTAALSLECTYGLQIEQNLDILDLRYADGRILVKAFPGAMLCLLCAKNINLQVLFITLNLAVKKLESLLPKQGEPTAAVRQTDAPADQGGAAAALRLRISHLANKEASSSFDSFGMVAISQPTSKYIGDFYKAPFKKLRLVNEAAGTSGTFPVMVMNDMGQQYDGTIIVGPGIEKKLKVSDGDKIEVALG